From the genome of Candidatus Electrothrix communis, one region includes:
- a CDS encoding hydantoinase B/oxoprolinase family protein produces the protein MPLSSQFRFSIDRGGTFTDVYAEVPRKQGKPGFRTIKLLSEDPANYPDAPREGIRRILAEFGIPLQNDLLDSSRIEWIRMGTTVATNALLERKGARTALVTTKGFGDILQIGNQDRPDLFDLKIVKPDLLYEEVIEVEERLLLLKSDEEAARQEAQGREIITATSGERFAVLAQPDLTALEPRLQAILGQGITSVAVVFVHAYGCPQHEEAVGKLARKLGFAQVSLSSQVMPAVRLVSRGDTTMVDAYLTPHIRTYLDSFRSGFAGGLADDKLLFMQSDGGLARADNFTGSRAVLSGPAGGVIGYGRGVWDPVTKEPVIGFDMGGTSTDVSRFAGEPELTFANCTAGVRIHAPQLDIHTVAAGGGSRLFFDNGMFRVGPESAGAHPGPICYRKNGYLTVTDANLVLGRLQPAYFPHIFGPDEDQPLDREAARAALTELTAEINAASRDSSDRNDHGDQGHAPLSVEEVALGFLRVADEVMVRPIREISVMRGFDIREHVLAVFGGAGAQHACSVARILGIRKVVVHRFSGILSACGMGMADTTVDRRQPAAAELGPVALNTMRQELACLRARTEQELLDQGITPARITSQCFLNLRYAGTDTALMIAEPEDGDYGAAFRATYEREFGFTLQYRAILIDDLRVRSAGQAGRVEKQPIPVAEAPPVQQARVPVWFTEGERDTPIYIMDTVLAGHEIPGPAILIQDTATIVVEPDCIARISTYEDVEIQVSRKQQEAISTAVDPVRLSVFANLFMSIAEQMGRMLQKTAVSTNIRERLDFSCALFDTAGQLVANAPHVPVHLGAMSEAVQEQIRRCPDLEPGDVLVSNHPAAGGSHLPDITVITPVFRQEAESNNKKIIFWAASRGHHADIGGISPGSMPPHSRLLSEEGAAIESFRLVRGGVFQEEGISALLLKSEGPGSCGTRRLADNISDLRAQVAANQKGIDLILGMVEDYGLEAVQAYMGHVQDAAETAVRKALSELSLNRGMAEQGAELNTEQKVVEAVDYLDDGSPIRLRLSIDRRDGSAIFDFSGTGPELWGNLNAPKAVTRSALLYSLRCLVEKDIPLNHGCLIPVRLIIPPGSLLDPSPEAGVVGGNVLTSQRVVDVVLRAFGVAAASQGCMNNLTFGNERFGYYETIGGGAGAGSSWHGQSGVHTHMTNTRITDPEILERRYPVLVREFALRRGSGGEGKFRGGDGLVRELEFLESLQVSILSERRVFAPYGLEGSGDGKRGENIFIRNNGRRLNLGGKNTIQAEVGDRLRICTPGGGGWGRDL, from the coding sequence ATGCCTCTCTCCAGCCAATTCCGCTTCTCCATAGATAGGGGTGGCACCTTCACCGATGTCTACGCCGAAGTACCAAGAAAACAAGGAAAACCCGGCTTCCGCACCATTAAGCTGCTCTCTGAAGACCCGGCCAATTACCCGGACGCGCCCCGCGAGGGTATCCGCCGCATTCTGGCGGAGTTCGGCATTCCCCTGCAAAACGACCTGTTGGACAGCTCCCGGATCGAGTGGATCCGCATGGGCACCACCGTGGCCACCAATGCCCTGCTGGAACGCAAGGGAGCCCGCACCGCCCTGGTCACCACCAAGGGCTTCGGCGATATCCTCCAGATCGGCAATCAGGATCGGCCTGATCTCTTTGACCTGAAGATTGTAAAACCTGATCTGCTCTACGAGGAGGTCATTGAGGTGGAAGAGCGTCTGCTGCTCCTCAAAAGCGACGAGGAAGCGGCTCGGCAGGAAGCGCAGGGGCGGGAGATTATCACCGCTACCAGCGGCGAACGTTTTGCCGTGCTGGCCCAGCCCGATCTGACCGCGCTGGAACCCCGTTTGCAGGCTATCCTGGGTCAAGGCATCACCTCTGTGGCTGTGGTCTTTGTCCATGCCTACGGTTGTCCGCAACACGAGGAGGCAGTGGGTAAACTGGCCCGCAAGCTGGGCTTTGCCCAGGTTTCCCTGTCCTCCCAGGTCATGCCCGCAGTGAGACTGGTCTCGCGCGGCGACACCACTATGGTGGACGCCTACCTCACCCCCCATATCCGCACCTACCTGGACAGCTTTCGCTCCGGCTTTGCAGGCGGGCTGGCGGATGACAAGCTCCTCTTTATGCAGTCGGACGGCGGCCTGGCTAGGGCAGATAATTTCACCGGCTCGCGGGCCGTGCTTTCCGGGCCTGCGGGCGGAGTGATCGGCTATGGCCGGGGCGTCTGGGATCCCGTCACCAAGGAACCGGTCATCGGCTTTGATATGGGCGGCACCTCCACGGATGTGTCCCGCTTTGCTGGAGAACCGGAACTGACCTTTGCCAACTGCACTGCCGGGGTGCGCATTCATGCCCCGCAGCTGGATATCCACACGGTTGCTGCGGGCGGCGGCTCCCGCCTCTTCTTTGATAACGGGATGTTCCGGGTGGGGCCGGAATCAGCAGGAGCCCATCCCGGCCCGATCTGCTATCGCAAGAACGGCTATCTGACCGTGACCGATGCCAACCTGGTACTCGGTCGCCTCCAGCCTGCATATTTCCCCCATATCTTCGGCCCTGACGAGGATCAGCCCCTGGATCGGGAAGCAGCCCGCGCTGCCTTGACGGAGTTGACGGCGGAGATCAATGCCGCATCCCGCGACTCCAGCGACCGTAACGACCACGGCGACCAGGGCCATGCCCCCTTATCCGTGGAAGAGGTGGCCCTTGGTTTTCTCCGGGTGGCGGACGAGGTCATGGTCCGCCCTATCCGGGAGATCTCCGTAATGCGCGGCTTTGACATCCGCGAGCATGTCCTGGCCGTGTTCGGCGGAGCCGGTGCTCAACATGCCTGTTCAGTGGCCCGGATCCTGGGAATCCGCAAGGTGGTGGTTCACCGTTTTTCCGGAATTCTTTCGGCCTGCGGCATGGGCATGGCCGATACCACGGTGGATCGCCGCCAACCAGCAGCTGCCGAGTTAGGGCCGGTGGCGTTAAATACCATGCGCCAAGAACTTGCCTGCCTCCGTGCCAGGACTGAGCAGGAGTTGCTTGACCAAGGTATCACGCCCGCGCGAATCACCAGCCAATGCTTTCTCAACCTGCGCTATGCAGGCACAGACACCGCACTGATGATTGCAGAACCCGAAGACGGTGATTATGGCGCGGCCTTCCGGGCCACCTATGAGCGGGAGTTCGGCTTTACCCTCCAGTACCGGGCGATTCTGATTGATGATCTACGGGTGCGTTCTGCAGGGCAGGCAGGCAGGGTGGAAAAGCAGCCTATCCCTGTGGCTGAGGCCCCGCCTGTGCAGCAGGCTCGGGTGCCGGTCTGGTTTACAGAGGGAGAACGGGACACGCCTATATATATAATGGATACCGTGCTGGCCGGTCATGAAATCCCCGGCCCAGCCATCCTGATCCAGGACACAGCCACCATCGTGGTGGAGCCGGATTGCATTGCCCGCATCAGCACCTACGAAGACGTAGAAATCCAGGTTAGTCGCAAACAGCAGGAGGCCATCAGCACTGCGGTTGATCCGGTGCGGCTCTCGGTCTTTGCCAACCTGTTCATGTCCATTGCCGAGCAGATGGGGCGGATGCTGCAAAAGACAGCCGTATCCACCAATATCCGGGAGCGGCTGGACTTCTCCTGTGCCCTCTTCGATACCGCAGGACAGCTGGTCGCCAATGCTCCCCATGTCCCGGTTCACCTAGGGGCCATGAGCGAGGCTGTGCAGGAGCAGATCCGCCGTTGCCCGGACCTGGAACCCGGTGACGTGCTGGTGAGCAATCATCCGGCAGCCGGGGGCAGTCACCTGCCGGACATAACCGTGATCACCCCGGTCTTTCGGCAGGAGGCCGAATCAAACAATAAGAAAATTATTTTCTGGGCGGCGAGCCGAGGCCATCATGCAGATATCGGGGGCATCTCACCCGGTTCCATGCCGCCTCACTCCCGCCTCCTGAGCGAAGAAGGGGCGGCCATCGAGTCCTTCCGCCTGGTGCGGGGCGGCGTGTTTCAGGAAGAAGGGATCTCTGCGCTGCTCCTCAAGAGCGAAGGGCCGGGGAGCTGCGGCACCCGCAGGCTGGCTGATAACATCTCCGACCTCCGGGCTCAGGTAGCGGCAAACCAGAAGGGCATCGACCTGATCCTCGGCATGGTTGAGGATTACGGGTTAGAGGCGGTCCAAGCCTATATGGGCCATGTCCAGGATGCTGCCGAAACAGCGGTGCGGAAAGCCTTGAGCGAGCTTTCTCTGAATCGGGGTATGGCAGAGCAAGGGGCTGAGCTGAACACTGAGCAAAAAGTGGTTGAGGCTGTGGATTATCTGGACGACGGTAGCCCGATCCGCTTGCGCCTGAGCATTGACCGGCGGGACGGTTCTGCCATTTTTGACTTCAGCGGCACCGGGCCGGAACTTTGGGGGAACCTGAATGCACCCAAGGCGGTGACTCGATCCGCCCTGCTCTACAGCCTGCGCTGTCTGGTGGAAAAGGATATTCCGCTCAATCACGGCTGCCTGATCCCGGTTCGCCTGATCATCCCGCCCGGTTCCTTGCTCGACCCATCGCCCGAAGCAGGAGTGGTTGGCGGCAATGTGCTTACCTCCCAGCGGGTGGTGGATGTGGTGCTCAGGGCCTTCGGGGTAGCGGCGGCCTCCCAAGGCTGCATGAACAACCTCACCTTTGGCAACGAGCGTTTTGGTTATTACGAGACCATCGGCGGCGGAGCCGGGGCCGGATCGAGCTGGCACGGCCAATCCGGCGTGCATACCCACATGACTAATACCCGGATCACCGATCCAGAAATTTTGGAACGCCGTTATCCGGTGCTGGTCCGGGAGTTTGCTTTACGCCGGGGTTCTGGTGGGGAAGGAAAATTTCGAGGCGGCGACGGGTTAGTGCGGGAGCTGGAGTTTTTGGAGTCCTTGCAGGTATCTATCCTCTCTGAACGCAGGGTCTTTGCTCCCTACGGTCTGGAGGGCAGCGGGGATGGGAAGCGGGGGGAGAATATCTTTATTCGCAACAACGGCAGGCGATTAAATCTTGGTGGCAAAAATACGATTCAGGCTGAGGTCGGGGATCGGTTGCGGATTTGTACTCCTGGTGGAGGTGGTTGGGGTAGAGACCTGTAA
- a CDS encoding transposase, whose amino-acid sequence MRSYGFVTETCDPDNKVQFITDVNLEAATHADATEISFIEQRLEENNLKPKELNADAGFVNGQSILEAAARGIDLAGPSSGRSQSIEGFADIDRPLDIAKVQINDETKELSVLSCPKNQVPIDQPRSEKTGKLLVHFNSDVCRACGVCDRCPVKIGVKIATLTVDEAQYAGAARHHQYMGDPEYRRKCGIRAGAESLVNEIANAHDGRQSRHRNEKGSRLQLVMAGISCNVKRFIHFTQNSVQNPSNVVA is encoded by the coding sequence TTGAGAAGTTACGGATTTGTTACCGAAACTTGCGATCCTGATAACAAAGTTCAATTTATTACTGATGTAAACCTTGAAGCCGCAACTCATGCTGATGCAACAGAAATATCTTTTATAGAACAACGACTTGAAGAGAACAATCTGAAACCAAAAGAACTGAATGCGGATGCTGGTTTTGTCAATGGACAGTCAATCCTGGAAGCGGCAGCAAGGGGTATAGACTTGGCAGGTCCCAGTTCAGGACGATCACAGAGTATAGAAGGGTTTGCTGACATAGACCGCCCTCTTGATATTGCTAAGGTTCAAATTAATGATGAGACGAAAGAGCTTTCTGTTTTGTCCTGCCCGAAAAATCAAGTTCCGATCGATCAGCCTCGCAGTGAGAAAACCGGCAAACTCCTGGTTCATTTCAACAGTGATGTTTGTAGAGCTTGTGGCGTCTGTGACCGTTGTCCGGTTAAAATTGGTGTTAAAATAGCAACATTAACTGTGGACGAGGCACAATATGCTGGAGCCGCTCGCCATCATCAGTATATGGGTGATCCAGAATACCGCAGGAAATGTGGTATCCGTGCAGGAGCCGAAAGTCTTGTAAACGAAATTGCCAATGCACACGACGGCAGGCAATCACGTCATCGAAATGAAAAAGGATCCCGGCTACAGTTAGTGATGGCTGGAATAAGTTGTAATGTGAAGCGATTTATCCATTTTACGCAGAACTCCGTCCAAAATCCATCAAATGTGGTCGCATAG
- a CDS encoding DUF6399 domain-containing protein, which translates to MASKVKQVEEARAQDQKATQDLDNYLGTIRKISKTVHPFKLDDNKPQDSANVAKELREQAKNIETLACKQGINDNTGVMKKFKNQIKELVPSIDFWWLYVFTNLIGLGKRSKELLDWAMYHLLPTVYWYNQARKTKNPTLRKEYEKVWEKALVVFQAHALTGTFSEDEIFFWQNWAEEMVGKFHRASSAVEGRNGFLLQIHHNNRGLNSNRLKSLTVMHNYFTKRSDGSTAAQRLFGEKPPDLFEWLLHQVGELPLPRKPRKHVKSNPLNLLSVPA; encoded by the coding sequence GTGGCCTCCAAAGTGAAGCAGGTCGAAGAAGCACGGGCTCAAGACCAAAAAGCCACGCAAGATCTGGATAACTACCTTGGAACAATAAGGAAAATATCAAAAACGGTGCATCCGTTCAAACTGGACGACAATAAACCGCAAGATTCTGCAAACGTTGCAAAAGAGCTGCGAGAGCAAGCCAAGAATATTGAAACGCTGGCCTGCAAACAAGGTATTAACGACAATACCGGCGTTATGAAGAAATTTAAGAATCAAATAAAAGAATTGGTCCCATCAATTGATTTTTGGTGGTTGTATGTGTTCACTAACCTGATAGGGCTGGGAAAGAGGAGCAAGGAACTGCTGGATTGGGCAATGTACCATCTTTTGCCTACGGTGTATTGGTACAATCAGGCAAGAAAAACTAAGAACCCAACCCTTCGAAAAGAATATGAAAAAGTATGGGAAAAAGCTTTGGTCGTCTTTCAGGCGCATGCCTTGACTGGAACATTTAGCGAGGATGAGATTTTCTTTTGGCAAAATTGGGCCGAGGAAATGGTGGGAAAATTTCATCGAGCTTCCTCTGCTGTCGAAGGACGTAACGGATTCTTGTTACAAATTCATCATAATAATAGAGGATTGAATTCAAATCGTCTCAAATCGCTTACCGTTATGCATAATTATTTCACAAAACGCTCAGATGGCAGTACAGCAGCGCAACGATTGTTTGGTGAAAAGCCACCGGACTTATTTGAATGGTTGCTGCACCAAGTGGGCGAGTTGCCCCTGCCTCGTAAGCCGAGAAAACATGTCAAGAGTAACCCTTTGAATTTACTTTCTGTCCCGGCTTAA
- a CDS encoding DUF6399 domain-containing protein → MASKVKQVEEARAQDQKATQDLDNYRGTIRKISKTVHPFKLDDNKPQDSANVAKELREQAKNIETLACKQGINDNTGVMKKFKNQIKELVPSIDFWWLYVFTNLIGLGKRSKELLDWAMYHLLPTVYWYNQARKTKNPTLRKEYEKVWEKALVVFQAHALTGTFSEDEIFFWQNWAEEMVGKFHRASSAVEGRNGFLSQIHHNNRGLNSNRLKSLTVMHNYFTKRSDGSTAAQRLFGEKPPDLFEWLLHQVGELPLPRKPRKHVKSNPLNLLSVPA, encoded by the coding sequence GTGGCCTCCAAAGTGAAGCAGGTCGAAGAAGCACGGGCTCAAGACCAAAAAGCCACGCAAGATCTGGATAACTACCGTGGAACAATAAGGAAAATATCAAAAACGGTGCATCCGTTCAAACTGGACGACAATAAACCGCAAGATTCTGCAAACGTTGCAAAAGAGCTGCGAGAGCAAGCCAAGAATATTGAAACGCTGGCCTGCAAACAAGGTATTAACGACAATACCGGCGTTATGAAGAAATTTAAGAATCAAATAAAAGAATTGGTCCCATCAATTGATTTTTGGTGGTTGTATGTGTTCACTAACCTGATAGGGCTGGGAAAGAGGAGCAAGGAACTGCTGGATTGGGCAATGTACCATCTTTTGCCTACGGTGTATTGGTACAATCAGGCAAGAAAAACTAAGAACCCAACCCTTCGAAAAGAATATGAAAAAGTATGGGAAAAAGCTTTGGTCGTCTTTCAGGCGCATGCCTTGACTGGAACATTTAGCGAGGATGAGATTTTCTTTTGGCAAAATTGGGCTGAGGAAATGGTGGGAAAATTTCATCGAGCTTCCTCTGCTGTCGAAGGACGTAACGGATTCTTGTCACAAATTCATCATAATAATAGAGGATTGAATTCAAATCGTCTCAAATCGCTTACCGTTATGCATAATTATTTCACAAAACGCTCAGATGGCAGTACAGCAGCGCAACGATTGTTTGGTGAAAAGCCACCGGACTTATTTGAATGGTTGCTGCACCAAGTGGGCGAGTTGCCCCTGCCTCGTAAGCCGAGAAAACATGTCAAGAGTAACCCTTTGAATTTACTTTCTGTCCCGGCTTAA
- a CDS encoding transposase yields the protein MAKVFRAKMLTAIVEQGLKLPKDCPEKWVVDCKSVGNGDKAIIYLGKYLYRGVIQEKDILKCENGMVTFRYLHAKTGKYRSREVTGEEFLSLLMLHVLPKGFRRARCYGFLHPCSKKLIRFLQLVLRVNPFTLFSAEQPKKAAIICPNCGAEMKIIRTRVRKPPPLRPAVCIA from the coding sequence TTGGCAAAGGTTTTTCGGGCAAAGATGCTTACGGCCATAGTTGAGCAAGGCCTGAAACTGCCAAAGGATTGCCCGGAAAAGTGGGTTGTCGACTGCAAGAGCGTCGGCAACGGAGACAAGGCGATCATCTATCTCGGCAAATATCTCTACCGGGGCGTAATTCAGGAAAAGGATATCCTGAAGTGCGAAAACGGCATGGTTACCTTCAGGTATCTTCACGCCAAAACCGGCAAATACAGGTCCAGGGAGGTGACCGGAGAAGAATTCCTCTCTCTGCTCATGCTGCACGTCTTGCCCAAAGGGTTTCGCAGGGCACGCTGTTACGGTTTTCTGCATCCGTGCAGCAAAAAGCTCATCCGATTTCTCCAACTGGTGCTTAGGGTCAACCCGTTTACATTATTCAGTGCTGAGCAACCCAAAAAAGCTGCTATCATCTGCCCGAACTGCGGGGCGGAAATGAAAATCATTCGGACTAGGGTGAGGAAGCCGCCTCCTCTCCGGCCAGCTGTTTGCATCGCATAA
- a CDS encoding transposase zinc-binding domain-containing protein: MAKCRTEHSLQMLARCANHECGTEIYIPHSCGHRNCPHCQNHESSNWIEKQLNKRLPAPYFLVTFTLPAQLRDLAWRNQKIVYSQMFASVKETLKTFTANDKKLGGEAGFTAILHTHARNLDHHPHIHVVMPGASINKKQGCGIKRGLNTSLTTRPWQRFFGQRCLRP, translated from the coding sequence ATGGCCAAGTGCAGGACGGAACACAGCCTGCAGATGCTTGCGCGGTGTGCGAACCATGAATGCGGAACAGAAATCTATATTCCTCATTCCTGCGGCCATAGAAACTGTCCGCACTGTCAGAACCATGAAAGCAGCAACTGGATCGAAAAGCAACTGAACAAGCGGCTGCCGGCTCCCTATTTTCTGGTTACCTTTACCCTGCCTGCTCAACTCAGGGATCTTGCCTGGAGAAATCAGAAAATCGTTTATTCACAGATGTTCGCTTCGGTCAAAGAGACTCTGAAAACCTTTACTGCAAATGACAAAAAACTCGGCGGAGAAGCGGGATTTACCGCTATCCTCCATACCCATGCAAGAAATCTTGATCATCACCCCCACATCCATGTGGTCATGCCCGGAGCAAGCATCAACAAAAAACAGGGTTGTGGCATAAAAAGGGGGCTGAATACCTCTTTAACCACAAGGCCTTGGCAAAGGTTTTTCGGGCAAAGATGCTTACGGCCATAG
- a CDS encoding site-specific integrase, with amino-acid sequence MNCTMPSDPHFNLLYQKHIKHLKLNGLQPKTIDAYSRSIRRIGNYFECQIDNLTSDQLLDYFNELLDCRSWSAVKLDLYGLKFFYSRVLNRTWEDIP; translated from the coding sequence ATGAACTGCACGATGCCAAGCGATCCACACTTCAATCTGCTTTATCAAAAACATATCAAACATCTGAAACTTAACGGCTTACAACCAAAGACCATTGATGCCTATTCACGGTCGATCAGGCGAATCGGCAATTATTTCGAGTGTCAAATCGACAATCTCACATCCGACCAGCTCCTTGATTACTTTAACGAACTTTTGGATTGTCGCTCATGGAGCGCAGTCAAGCTCGACCTGTATGGGCTGAAGTTCTTTTATTCCAGGGTGCTGAACAGAACCTGGGAGGATATCCCCTGA
- a CDS encoding transposase, whose protein sequence is MKISVHNTRYLLEQWITPDGTIISGKLPSEIDGHFDNTLRTYILHQYHHCHVTQPLLLEQLREWGVDISSGQLNNILTENKESFHDEKDAILAAGLQSSSYVNCDDTGARHNGKNGYCTHIGNDFFAWFESTESKSRINFLSLLRAGSSDYLLNEDAFEYMKQKRLPKSPLALLLNHPVKEFLDAEQWEQHLKELGIVKPRHIQIATEGALFGCVLSRLPRSLVIVSDDAGQFNILNHALCWIHAERTLAKIIAPSDEKRQILEEVREQIWKFYSELKNYKESPSQKEQNRLSEEFETVFTQKTDFEILNLALQRLHKNKSELLLVLDRPEIPLHNNLSENDIREYVKKRKVSGSTRNEAGRLCRDTFASIKKTCRKLGISFWQYIEDRLSGKNTIPPLPQLVEQASAAPG, encoded by the coding sequence TTGAAAATATCAGTTCACAATACCCGCTATTTGCTCGAACAGTGGATAACCCCGGATGGTACAATAATTTCTGGGAAACTTCCCTCTGAAATTGATGGTCATTTTGACAATACTCTTAGAACGTACATTCTTCATCAATACCATCATTGTCATGTCACGCAACCGTTACTTCTTGAGCAACTCCGTGAATGGGGAGTGGATATCTCATCCGGGCAGCTGAATAACATTCTCACCGAAAACAAAGAGTCTTTTCACGATGAGAAAGATGCAATTCTTGCCGCTGGTCTTCAGTCTTCATCCTATGTAAACTGTGACGACACAGGCGCTCGTCATAACGGCAAAAATGGTTACTGCACTCATATAGGAAATGACTTTTTTGCATGGTTTGAGAGCACTGAAAGCAAAAGCCGGATCAATTTTCTCAGTCTCCTTCGAGCCGGATCGTCTGATTATCTGCTCAATGAAGATGCCTTTGAATATATGAAACAAAAGCGCCTTCCGAAGTCGCCGCTAGCTCTCTTACTCAATCATCCGGTCAAAGAATTTTTGGATGCAGAGCAATGGGAGCAACACCTCAAAGAATTGGGGATTGTCAAGCCTCGGCACATACAAATTGCAACGGAAGGAGCACTTTTTGGTTGCGTTCTCTCTCGTCTTCCCAGAAGCCTTGTCATTGTCAGTGATGATGCTGGGCAATTCAACATACTCAACCATGCACTTTGCTGGATTCACGCTGAGCGAACATTAGCCAAAATAATTGCTCCCAGCGACGAGAAGCGCCAGATACTTGAGGAAGTTCGTGAACAAATTTGGAAGTTTTATAGCGAACTGAAAAATTACAAGGAATCACCAAGCCAAAAAGAACAAAATCGGTTGTCTGAAGAATTTGAAACAGTTTTCACCCAGAAAACAGACTTCGAAATCCTGAACTTGGCTCTTCAGCGCCTCCATAAAAATAAGTCGGAGCTCCTCTTGGTTCTCGACAGACCGGAGATACCACTTCATAATAATCTCAGTGAAAATGATATCCGTGAATATGTAAAAAAACGCAAAGTCAGCGGCAGTACTCGTAATGAAGCTGGTCGTCTTTGTAGAGACACATTTGCAAGCATAAAGAAAACATGTAGAAAATTAGGGATATCTTTTTGGCAGTATATTGAAGATCGACTTTCTGGTAAAAATACTATTCCTCCTTTACCCCAGCTTGTTGAACAAGCAAGCGCTGCTCCCGGATAA
- a CDS encoding transposase, giving the protein MKSFTGIGDYSAIGLMLEIQSVARFSTVKKLASFFGIHPVFKASGDGVTVVRMSKKGRREPRRILFMVAMSAIKSNPMIRETYQKHTSNGMESMAALGLCMHKILRVIYGMLKNNTPFDPAIDKKNQERSKGKNPGATKDKSRRYQKFDSKAPVSRRQKKKREEQVKSQNATMGVENGIKTPTPSLS; this is encoded by the coding sequence TTGAAAAGTTTTACCGGTATAGGAGATTACTCCGCAATAGGTCTAATGCTTGAAATACAATCAGTCGCACGTTTTTCAACAGTCAAAAAATTAGCCTCGTTTTTTGGAATTCACCCTGTTTTCAAAGCCAGTGGTGACGGCGTAACAGTTGTTCGCATGAGCAAAAAGGGACGAAGAGAACCTCGCAGAATCTTGTTCATGGTGGCCATGTCGGCCATTAAGTCAAATCCTATGATCCGTGAGACTTATCAAAAGCACACATCAAACGGCATGGAAAGCATGGCTGCCCTCGGCCTATGCATGCACAAGATATTACGTGTTATTTATGGAATGCTCAAAAATAACACACCATTTGATCCTGCGATAGACAAAAAGAATCAAGAACGGAGTAAAGGGAAAAACCCTGGTGCCACAAAGGATAAAAGCAGACGCTACCAAAAATTTGATTCCAAGGCGCCAGTCTCAAGACGACAAAAAAAGAAAAGAGAGGAGCAGGTGAAGTCCCAAAACGCTACAATGGGCGTTGAGAACGGGATCAAAACACCCACTCCTTCGCTATCTTAA
- a CDS encoding ISKra4 family transposase, whose product MEAVIQKKGQEILRLLAQGYLSQRTAEEVKKEFVVGEDGIRRNRRRTGSARKIESRFGEVKLSRIGYYGQFVGSVFPLDAELNLPPDKYSHGLRSEIAHLAAIASFDETLESLERQGGGMLPKRQLQDVSADIVQDFKEFYEQPLESSPKQGNILVITADGKGVSMHNQDLRPAAKKQAEEDQRKKKARLQPGEKKGRKRMATVVSVYETSPYQRTPEQILGIDQESSPLRPKIENKRVWAEITEDMGSALDQGFQEALRRDPEQKMEWAVLIDGQTDLIRQVEAQAEKYDVKITVIQDFIHVVEYLWKSAHALYSGKENVERREEWVRGRTLEILKGNAQSVASGLRRAATRRGLDENERISSDTAANYIEKNQKRLRYEEALSKGLPIATGVIEGACRHLVKDRMDLTGARWRLKSADAVLKLRALKTSSDLKDYLSFHFWKERCRNYSWVPNGDAVPSMV is encoded by the coding sequence GTGGAAGCAGTTATTCAAAAAAAAGGGCAGGAAATTCTACGACTGTTGGCACAGGGATATCTTTCTCAACGCACTGCTGAAGAGGTGAAAAAAGAATTCGTTGTCGGAGAAGATGGTATCCGTCGCAATCGTCGCAGGACAGGTTCTGCTCGAAAAATTGAATCACGCTTTGGAGAGGTTAAGTTGTCGCGAATCGGTTATTACGGGCAGTTTGTCGGCAGCGTTTTTCCTCTGGATGCAGAGTTAAACTTGCCGCCCGACAAGTATTCACACGGTCTGCGGAGTGAAATAGCGCATCTGGCGGCTATCGCCTCTTTTGACGAAACATTGGAGTCACTGGAACGGCAGGGAGGAGGGATGCTGCCCAAACGTCAACTTCAGGATGTATCTGCGGATATTGTACAGGATTTCAAAGAATTTTATGAGCAGCCCCTTGAATCGTCCCCGAAACAAGGCAATATTTTGGTCATCACAGCAGACGGAAAAGGCGTATCAATGCATAATCAGGATCTGCGACCCGCCGCCAAAAAACAGGCTGAAGAGGATCAAAGGAAGAAAAAAGCCCGCCTTCAACCCGGAGAGAAAAAGGGTAGAAAACGGATGGCGACTGTTGTCTCCGTGTATGAAACATCCCCTTATCAGCGAACCCCTGAACAAATCCTCGGTATCGACCAGGAAAGCTCACCATTACGACCCAAGATTGAGAACAAGCGGGTTTGGGCGGAGATTACGGAAGATATGGGAAGTGCCCTTGACCAAGGATTCCAGGAGGCACTCCGTCGGGATCCTGAGCAAAAAATGGAATGGGCGGTTCTTATTGACGGGCAGACCGATTTGATCAGGCAGGTCGAGGCGCAGGCGGAGAAGTATGATGTGAAAATAACAGTTATTCAGGATTTCATTCATGTCGTCGAATACCTATGGAAATCTGCTCATGCGCTTTATTCGGGCAAAGAAAATGTTGAAAGACGAGAAGAGTGGGTGCGTGGACGTACGCTTGAAATTTTGAAAGGAAACGCACAAAGTGTGGCAAGCGGTTTGCGTCGTGCGGCCACACGCAGAGGATTAGACGAAAATGAACGTATTTCTTCGGATACCGCTGCGAATTATATTGAGAAAAATCAGAAACGCCTGAGATATGAAGAAGCTCTTTCAAAAGGACTGCCTATAGCCACCGGTGTAATAGAGGGAGCTTGTCGTCACTTGGTTAAGGATCGCATGGATCTCACCGGTGCTCGTTGGCGGCTTAAATCAGCAGATGCCGTGCTGAAATTGAGAGCGCTGAAAACCAGCAGTGATTTGAAAGATTACCTGAGTTTTCATTTTTGGAAGGAAAGGTGCAGAAACTATAGCTGGGTACCGAACGGTGATGCTGTTCCGTCGATGGTATAA